In the Trichoderma atroviride chromosome 4, complete sequence genome, CACGATAATGAagccatcgtcttcttcgtcgatTAGCGCCATTACATTGTTTAGTAAATCATGTTCTTCTCAAGACTTGGTTCAACAAAGGACGCCGGGTGAAAGATTACGAGGATTCGAATGCTGTTGCTACGTCTGTCTCACAGTTTGCAGGGTATGCAGTAACTCAAGAGCCCAAAATGCCACCTATCAGACCATCGCCTCCTTAGCGAGGGGCACAGTATGGGTACTGCTATCCGTACATCTACACAGAGACGTACAAGGTATCAGACTCATCACGTGCATCGACTCTCATTGGTGGCGGATCTTCCTGGCTACTCAATCAACTCGATGGAAGCGGCTTCGCACCTTGGACTAGGAATGTTGGCAGAGTCATATCGGCCATCGTATTGTGAACACATCGCCCAAAGCGGTTCAGGACGCGCTTAGACGACCGGTTTCCACTGCGCAAGAAACCCGAGGATCCCTTGACTTTTAAATCGAATTTTGAAAACTTGAGCTGCAAGGACAGTTGAGAGAGTTGAAGAACTGCTCTGTCGGCGTTGGCTGCGTTTGAGTAGCTGAGCCAATTGCGACAACGGCGTGATGAGTTCTTCGCGCTCAGAACTAGACAATAGTTCGATTCAGTCTCTGCAGCCGCGATAGCAGCACGAATCAACTTAATcacttctttttcccctctttattttccttctcccgATTGACGGACGCAACCTACCACTatgcctcagcctcagcataGCGGAAGTCCTAACCCTTCAGACGACTCATCTGTCGACTTACACGACACTCTGTCGGAGCAAGGCTCGTCAAACGGAAATGCGGTGACCCGCAAGTCCAACAAGCCTCTTAGTCGCCGCGGCCATTTCAAATCGCGCCTTGGATGCTTTAATTGCAAACGGAGGAGAGTGAAGTGCAATGAAATACGACCCGCTTGTTCGCCTTGTGGCCGCCTTGGACTGAATTGCAGTTACCCAACACCGACTTCGGCTTCTagctcctcgtcatcgtcgtcttcttcttcttcgatggCCCCGCGTGCTGCACTATCTACTCTTGCGCTGGAAGATTTGCGATTTTACCACCAATTCATCCTAGCAGCCTTCCCAACTCTACCGCTGAAAAGCAAAGATGTATGGATGGATGCTGCCGCCATGTCACACCAGGTGAGGCTATTCGCTATGCTGTGCAACCTTGATCGTCTTGTGTGCATGGATCTGACTAACACCCATTGCGTATTCTATTAGTATGACTTTCTTGCACACGCTGTCTTGGGTCTTGGGGCATCACACTTATCTCAGCATGGCAGCGCCGACTATA is a window encoding:
- a CDS encoding uncharacterized protein (EggNog:ENOG41), with protein sequence MPQPQHSGSPNPSDDSSVDLHDTLSEQGSSNGNAVTRKSNKPLSRRGHFKSRLGCFNCKRRRVKCNEIRPACSPCGRLGLNCSYPTPTSASSSSSSSSSSSSMAPRAALSTLALEDLRFYHQFILAAFPTLPLKSKDVWMDAAAMSHQYDFLAHAVLGLGASHLSQHGSADYTSQALQHRITAMKLVNEQLDKPPAKPADADALLAAIICLVTQSSLLPDSMVDYITTTRGGNLVATSMITNYEKSIFKYFTPVEHDRSLERLITEQPKNFEVIEGFHSSALRLKPLCQKPTELIYCESIIRCMENLRTSCVEGM